The following proteins are encoded in a genomic region of Micrococcaceae bacterium Sec5.8:
- a CDS encoding glycosyltransferase family 4 protein, which translates to MSEDRHLVIANAYPNDANLYNYGFLHRRVKKYLDAGLAIDIFRIDTNEPVLRQYVFDGVTVTTGNKTLYAEFVSTSSHATFLVHFPLDYIIAPIAAHRPTTPVIAWLHGYETLSWHRRWYDTVEDAQFINRVKSLRMHVEKNKVPFLANLFQAEDLDIRFVAVSNWFLKHSVEPDAGVRVTNISIIPNVIDTKIFPFVRKNPELRYKVLVIKPFTSYKYANDLVVKTILSLRELPYFDKLHFSIIGDGPIFDKTLEPLRSLANVHITKAFLRQEEIAALHADHGIFLSPTRWDSQGVSIGEAMSSGLVPVSTAISAIPEFVTDGRSGLLANTEDPDELASYLKVLFESPETFTLMSEQASIQIQTSCGPQATTDREIELIKNRSLGRNRDIHDVDWKVAYSDLEEEVFSVLRYFSERHDALSQTIRQI; encoded by the coding sequence ATGTCCGAAGATAGACACTTAGTCATTGCTAATGCCTACCCTAACGATGCGAATCTATACAACTATGGCTTTCTGCATCGAAGGGTAAAAAAGTACCTTGATGCTGGCTTGGCAATTGATATTTTTCGAATCGACACCAACGAGCCAGTACTTAGACAGTACGTCTTCGATGGCGTCACAGTAACTACGGGCAATAAAACGCTTTATGCAGAATTTGTTTCAACTTCGAGCCACGCCACATTTCTGGTCCATTTTCCTCTAGACTATATCATTGCTCCTATAGCCGCCCACAGACCGACCACACCAGTAATTGCATGGCTTCACGGATATGAGACGCTGAGTTGGCACCGACGCTGGTATGACACAGTTGAAGATGCACAATTTATCAACCGGGTAAAGAGCCTTCGCATGCATGTCGAAAAGAATAAGGTTCCATTTCTGGCAAACCTTTTTCAAGCTGAAGACCTTGACATACGGTTTGTCGCGGTCTCGAATTGGTTCTTGAAGCACAGTGTTGAGCCGGATGCGGGTGTTCGCGTTACGAACATAAGCATAATCCCGAACGTCATCGATACGAAGATCTTCCCCTTCGTCCGCAAAAATCCTGAATTGCGTTATAAAGTGCTTGTTATCAAGCCTTTCACCAGCTACAAATATGCCAATGACTTGGTCGTGAAAACAATCCTGTCACTTCGCGAGTTGCCGTACTTTGATAAACTGCACTTCAGCATCATCGGCGATGGGCCTATCTTTGATAAGACATTAGAGCCCCTTCGTAGTCTAGCGAACGTCCACATCACAAAGGCATTCTTACGGCAGGAAGAAATTGCTGCCCTCCACGCCGACCATGGGATCTTTCTCAGCCCTACCCGCTGGGACTCTCAAGGTGTATCTATCGGAGAAGCGATGAGTTCGGGCCTCGTCCCAGTGTCCACAGCGATTTCTGCCATTCCCGAATTCGTGACCGACGGCCGCAGCGGTCTTCTAGCCAACACCGAAGACCCTGATGAATTGGCCTCCTATCTGAAAGTACTTTTCGAATCGCCTGAGACCTTTACGCTAATGTCGGAACAGGCATCAATCCAGATTCAGACATCTTGCGGGCCGCAAGCGACCACTGATCGAGAAATCGAACTTATAAAGAACCGGTCATTGGGCAGGAATAGGGATATCCACGATGTTGATTGGAAGGTCGCATATTCTGACCTTGAGGAAGAGGT